Genomic segment of Paenibacillaceae bacterium GAS479:
GTCGCTCGATGACTGGGATCAATATATTGCAGAGATGAAAAAGCTCGGCTTGGACAAGCTGATCGAGATCGACCAGCAGTTGCTTGATCGTTATAACAGTATTCAATAATGGAGGCTATCGCAGAAGGGGGCTGTCGCAAGGATGCGAATATCAGGCGGCATTTTTCAAAAGACCTTCTTCTCCTACTTCCTCATCGTCATGATTCCCATTCTGGCGTTCAGCGGGATCGGTGTCTACCGCAGCGTAAAGGCGGAACAGAAGCGGCTGTACGTCAGCCACATGGCGGACGCGCGCCGGACCTCGGACATGATGGATACTCAGCTCATAGAGTTGCAAAGAGCAGGCAGTATGCTGAGCCAAGAGGGCTGGGTTCGCAAGCGGATGGAGAACAGCGACGTGTTCGACCGCGAATTCGATGTCCTCAGCATGATTCAGCTTAACAAGGATTTGAAAAACCTGTTTAATTCCTTGAAAATCGTCTCCTTCGGTGCAATCGTTTATCCCGAGAAAAAGCTGGTTCATTCCCAATGGGGTTCCTATTCCGAGAAGGCCTTTTTCTCCGAAGTCGCCGTCTTTGGCGATGATGCCCGCAAAAAGCTGCTCGGCGGAGTCCGCAGCTATACGTATTTTGACGTTGGTGAACCGGTTACCGTCAGCCTGTGGGGCAACGATAGGAAAGTCATTCCCGTCCGTCAAAGCCTGGAGGTCGCAGGCAAGCCAAGGGCGACGCTGCTGCTGTTTATCGACAGCGCGTATTTGGCGGAATACTTGAAGCAATTCGGCGTCATCGGCTCGGAACAATTCACCGTCACGGCCAACGACGCCGTCGTATACAATCACGCCGCCGGAACGGGCTCCCAAGGCAAGCTTCATGAGCTGACGCTGCCCTCTCAAGCAAGCAGTTGGCAGTATACGCTGCATTATTATGATGATAGCCTGATTGCCTTTAAAAGCTGGCTCGGCTCCCTGCTCGCTATGCTGCTGGCGCTGCTCGCCGGGGCTGCCCTGGCGTATGGACTGGCACGTATCAGCTACCGTCCACTCGCCGCTCTGCTCGGCAGGCTGGCCGAGATCGGGAGGGAAGAGTTGGATGCAGAGCCTGTGCGAATCGGGTCCGAGTACAATCAGATTGAGCGGAAGTTCCGGCGCTTGCTGAACGAGAACCAATCGCTGCAACAGGCGGCGGCCGATTTTGAAAGCGCGGCGCGCTCGAACTTGCTGCTTCGGCTGCTGAAGGGGTATTTTCCGGATGAGCGCCAGTCCCTCCTGCTCCGCAAGTCTGGTATCGGGTATACCGAGGATATGTATTATGGCACGATGCTGCTGCGGCTCGACGGCATCGGCGATGCGACCGGACTTGCGGGCCTCCGTCAAATCGAGCTTGGCGTCATCATCGCAGCGGAGCGGGTACTTGGGGGCAACGGACTCCAGTACCAGCTATTCGAGGTGACGGATGCGGATAAAGCGATTATCGTTTCGTTCCCGCAGCCGCCGGAAAACAGCGGTCTGCTGGCCCGCATCGCTGCCGAGCTCGCGGATTCGATCCAGCATGAATGTCGTATTCGCCCTGACATCCGCCATGGCGCGGTAGAAAAAGGCCTAATTGGCATCAGCAAGTCCTATTACGCGGCCAATGAGAGCTTGCAGCGAACGCTATTCAGGAAAGAGCAGGTCCAGAACCGCCAAGAGGAGCCTATGCTCGCGGATGATCGCTACTATTATCCCACCGACTGGGAAGTCCAATTGATCAATAATTTAAAGATCGGCAATCTGGACACATCGATGCGTATTCTTGGCGAGATCAAGGAAGAGAACGAACGGCGGAGCCTGCCTTCGACAAGCATCCTGCGGCTTTTGACGCTGATGATGGAAACGATGCTGCGCGTGCTTTCCGAGATGAATATCGACTCTACCCTGTACGGCAAGCAGTTTCGCAGCCGCGCTGAATCAGGCGATACGGAGGAAATGTGGAGTTATGTACTGGAGGTAAGCACCGTCATTTGCGAGCGAATTCAGTATTCCAACACACCGTCGGAAATGGTAATCGGAAGCAAGCTGCTGGACTATGTCAACCGGAACTACACGGAGTCCGACGTATCACTCAAATCGCTGGCGGCGATGATCGACATGTCGGTTTCCAGCGTATCAAAAACGTTCAAAGAGGTGGCAGGCGTCAACTTCTACGATTATCTGTCCCGGCTGCGGATGGAACGGGCCAAGGAGCTGCTGCGCGAAAACAGTGGCGATATGGAGAAGATCGCCTCGACCGTTGGCTACGCAAATGTTTACTCGTTTAAGCGCGCCTTTGCCCGATACGAGGGCATCAAGCCGGGCGAGTATGCACAGAAATGGGATGGCGCAGGGTGAAATAGTAAAGGCGAAAACGGCTCTGAAGAGCCGTTTTCGCCTTTTGATTTTAGAAGCAGAAGCGTTACAGGTTAATAAACGTTAAAGTTAAGCCGCTGATCCCGTAGCCAATCGGATTATAAAGCGGAGCCCGTGCAATCTGCACGCTATCAAATCTTCTGTAAGGAATGCCAATTGTAGTTTCGCGGACTGCCATCGTTACATTTACTAGCCCATCCCGATCAAAGTCCCCGCCAAATCTAGGATCATGAACCAGGAAACTAGAAGTAACCTTAGTTAATCCAACAGGAGCAGAATTGACTACAAACACCGTAGTGCTGCCTCCATTAGGACGAAGGTTAAAGGATGTCGGATTCTGAGCGATATCTCCCGATATTTTATACATAAAAAAAGTGTAGCCGGTATTGTTAATGATGTTAAACTCCACGGGATTCCGTCCGAGGTTGGCAGCCTCTTCAGCTATGATGCCGTTTGGAAGGAAGGTTGAAACGACAATGCAAAGAAGAATGAAAAGGACTAATACCATACTTAATCTGGGGCTGCCGCCAAATCCGCTAGTTTCAGCCTGCCAAGCTTTGAGAATCATAGTAGCTCACTCCTGGCTAAACTCCAATTTAAGATTCCTTTAAATAGACTATGAGAGCAGCAGGGAGATGGTGACGGCTTGAACCTAGCATGGACTTTTCCTTCTCAAGACTGAATTACTGTGGATTTTTCATAATCTACGGGACATGAGACAGTAGTTACATTTTGTTATACTCTTAAGATATGGAAAATAAAAGGAGGTTTTCATATTTTATGAAGCTGCAATCCTATTCGCTTTTGCTTGCGAGCGTTGTACTCGGAGTATCGCTAGTTGCCAGCAGCCTTATTCTCGATAACAGCGTTTCATCCGATACGGCTGCGACAACTGCTGCCTCGCCTGCGCCGTCCGCCTGGGCGGCTGACGACAAGCCGTTAATTACAATCGAGGAAGCGGCCGAACTGCTTGGTTTGACTGAGCAAGAGTTGAAACAGATGCTGGCCGCCGAGCAGGGTACGTTGAATCGGACTGGCACCTTTAACGGCGAGATGATTCCCCATATTAAAGTAGGGAACAAAATTCTGATAGCACGCGATGGCCTTATGCGCTGGCTGGACGACGCTTCTCGCTCCAGAAGAGAATACGTGGACGGATTCGTTAATAATTAACGGAGTAATCCATCCTCCAGCGCTACAACAGAACCTTCAGAACATCCTCCACCTTGCGGTGATGGGATAGAATGCCGTAGTTCATCCAAGCCATAAAATCGACCTCATACACGCAACCGGCAGCAACGGCCGGAAGCCGTCTCCAGCGAGCGCTCCCGGTCAACGCCTCCTGATCTTCCACATCTCTGTCATAGGCAATGAACAGATGGTCTACCTTCAGCATCGCCAGTGAGTCTTCATCCAGTTCAGCCATCCTTTGTCCCGCAGTTAAACGGACTGCAAACGGATCGGGGCTAAGCCCCAGATCACGATGAAGCACCTCGGCCGTGTACCCTCGCTCATAGCCATATATCGACGCTTTGTTCCCGCTGATTCGCAGAAACGCCGCCGTTTGCGAACCGATGCGCCGCCCCAGGCGTCGCTTTGCAGCTGCCGCTTTGCGCTCATAATCCGCCACAATATCGTCCACCAGCTCCTCACCGTCTATAACGGCGGCAAGAGAACGAAGCGTCGCCCTCCAATCCTCATGAAAATAAGGCAGCTTGAACAATGGCGCGATCTGCCTGCATTCGTCGAGCCCCCAGCGCCGATACCCGTCATCGAGTAAAATCAGCTCCGGCTTCAGAGATGCGAGCCGCGCCAAATCCGGAGAAGTGACATCGTACTCCGGCACGCCTTCCAGCTTTAAATACTCCTGCCTGCCCCAGCGCGGATGAGCGGTTTGCATGACCGGAGGTCGACCCAGCGCCAATAAAAAATCCTCCAGAAAAGGAGCGAACATTCTCGCTCCGCTTCGGTAAAGGCGGCGATATTGGCCTGGCGATACCCCCGTTGCACCTTTGAAGCGGCGATTAAAATAATATTCGTTGCTGAACCCTGAACACTGTGCAATATCCGACAGCCGGTCCCCGGTCAGCAGCAGCATCTGCTGTGCTCGTTCAATCCGCACCTCGTTCACATAATCGAGCGGTGGTCGGCCGGTGTCCGCTTTGAACTGGCGGGTATAACGCCCCCGCTCCATACCGGCTACCTCCGCAAGCTCCTCGACGCTTAACGTTTCCGCGTATCGCTTCTCGATATAACCAATCGTCCGTTCAACCGCGGAAGCATGTCCCCCTCCGATCGGCTCCGCCAACCGATGTTGGAGCAGCTGCCACATCAGCTCCTGAAAACGAATATCGCATTGGAGGCGGGCAAGCGGGTCCTTGCTTCCTTTAAGCCTGAACAGCGTTTCAAGCAGCAACAAACAACGGGAAAACGGTCTGCAAAGGAACATCTCCTGCTTTTCGAAACAAATTTGCGACGCGTTGGAACGGGTGCCGGACTGTGGCTCCGAACCCTTGAACTCCGTGTCCTTGATCGGGGATTCCATCCGTTCATTCTCCGCCTCATTGTAAAAACTTCCGCTTCGACGCAGCTGCCGAAAACGCAGCACATACCCGATCGCCTCCTCCAGTTCCAGCTCGTCCTCCACGCTCCCACCTTTTCCCGGAATATACAAGCCGGTTCCGCGCTTCAGCAAACAGGCGTCTCCGTTCCCCCGCCGGACTTTTCCACCGTCCGAAGTTGCAATCAAGAGCGTATCCCAGCCGTCCCGGCGGTGAAGCAGGAACGCATCCTTCCTTTGGCTGAACAATCGAATATCCCCGTATTCATATAAACAACAAGACGGTTGATCCCCGTTGACGACAGACTCCATCCCGTTCCGCTCCTTTAGCTCGCTAATTAGTGAGAATAATTCTCAATTATAATCTATTTAGCGCAACTTGCAAGAGAACAATAACCACCATGCCGCAAGACCGCAACCACAACAAAAAAGAGCTCTACAGCCACTGTTTCCGGCCGAGAGCTCTCTCCTTATTCTTTTACAATCGCCTTCAGCAAATCATCCAGCTTCATCTGATTCGATAAAATGGCGCCGGACTGCCAGTAGGTGCGATCCATTTTGTATACATGGCCGTTTTTGACCGCAGGCAGCGACTTGAACAGCGGATCGTCCAGCAGTTTGAACGCATCTACATTCTCAGCAGAATCCCAGCCCCCGTTGGACGGGAAAATAATAATGCGATCCGCCTCCAGCTGCGGAATGAATTCCGGCGACAGCACCTGTTGGTACTCCTTCATGTTGGCCGCTAGCGGGATCGGGGTTAGCCCGAATTGGGAATATAGGATTCCGGTGAAACGGTTTTTCACGCCGAACAGCGCGATCGTTTTTTCCGCTACATTAATGCGCAGCACGGCTACTTTATCGGTTCCGGCCGCAGCCTGGAGCTTGGCCTTGCCGTCCGCGACTTTTTGATCATAGACTCCAACGAATTCCCGCGCTTTATCCTCCATGCCGAGCACTTCGCCGATTTTTAGCAGCGTTTCTTTCGGATCGTCCAGCACGTCCTCCGGCAAGCGGTAGGTTGGAGCGATTTTGGAAAATACATCGTATTTCACCTTGTCCGCGCCGCCGTCTACGATAATGAGATCGGGATCATAATTCAGCAGTGCTTCCGCATCGCCGCTATTATCAAAGGTTGGGACGTCCAGCTTCAGATAATCCTGTTTGCCCCACATCGGATTGTACCATTGAACGACTGGCGTAACGCCCAGCGCTTGCAAATAATCCTCTACGTACAATCCGACAATCCGCTGTGGATTTACCGGAATTTCAACCTCCCCGAACTCGTCCTGCATCTTTTTCGTCGCCGCTGTTGCTTCCTGGCTGTTATTGCCCGCCGTATTTTCTTTCTGTGTATTCTCTACAACTGTAGCGTTGTTGCTGGAAGCTTCGTTCTGCCCGCTGCCGCAGGCCGTTAGCCCAACCAGCAGCAGTGAGGCCAACACAGTTATAACCCATTTTTTGCTCATTATGTATCCCTCTCCTGATGAATTAATTGAGATTCATTCTCATTAGAACCTTTCTCATCGTACCTGAGAGTATCCGAACGAGCAATGCACTTTCTCCGACGAATTTTTATACAAACTCAAAGTTAACAAAAAAAAGCGCCTCCCTTCGCAGGGTAGGCGCTTTTCTCAACTCAATTATTTCTTAGAAAGAATCTCCGTCAGAACAGGAACAACCTGAGCCTTGCGGGACACGATGCCTTTCAGCGTCGCTTTGTTGCCGTCCAGCTTGACGCCGAATGCTTCCTCGACAGCGGCCGCATGTTT
This window contains:
- a CDS encoding Helix-turn-helix domain-containing protein; its protein translation is MRISGGIFQKTFFSYFLIVMIPILAFSGIGVYRSVKAEQKRLYVSHMADARRTSDMMDTQLIELQRAGSMLSQEGWVRKRMENSDVFDREFDVLSMIQLNKDLKNLFNSLKIVSFGAIVYPEKKLVHSQWGSYSEKAFFSEVAVFGDDARKKLLGGVRSYTYFDVGEPVTVSLWGNDRKVIPVRQSLEVAGKPRATLLLFIDSAYLAEYLKQFGVIGSEQFTVTANDAVVYNHAAGTGSQGKLHELTLPSQASSWQYTLHYYDDSLIAFKSWLGSLLAMLLALLAGAALAYGLARISYRPLAALLGRLAEIGREELDAEPVRIGSEYNQIERKFRRLLNENQSLQQAAADFESAARSNLLLRLLKGYFPDERQSLLLRKSGIGYTEDMYYGTMLLRLDGIGDATGLAGLRQIELGVIIAAERVLGGNGLQYQLFEVTDADKAIIVSFPQPPENSGLLARIAAELADSIQHECRIRPDIRHGAVEKGLIGISKSYYAANESLQRTLFRKEQVQNRQEEPMLADDRYYYPTDWEVQLINNLKIGNLDTSMRILGEIKEENERRSLPSTSILRLLTLMMETMLRVLSEMNIDSTLYGKQFRSRAESGDTEEMWSYVLEVSTVICERIQYSNTPSEMVIGSKLLDYVNRNYTESDVSLKSLAAMIDMSVSSVSKTFKEVAGVNFYDYLSRLRMERAKELLRENSGDMEKIASTVGYANVYSFKRAFARYEGIKPGEYAQKWDGAG
- a CDS encoding Helix-turn-helix domain-containing protein; this encodes MKLQSYSLLLASVVLGVSLVASSLILDNSVSSDTAATTAASPAPSAWAADDKPLITIEEAAELLGLTEQELKQMLAAEQGTLNRTGTFNGEMIPHIKVGNKILIARDGLMRWLDDASRSRREYVDGFVNN
- a CDS encoding transcriptional regulator of bacillibactin transport is translated as MESVVNGDQPSCCLYEYGDIRLFSQRKDAFLLHRRDGWDTLLIATSDGGKVRRGNGDACLLKRGTGLYIPGKGGSVEDELELEEAIGYVLRFRQLRRSGSFYNEAENERMESPIKDTEFKGSEPQSGTRSNASQICFEKQEMFLCRPFSRCLLLLETLFRLKGSKDPLARLQCDIRFQELMWQLLQHRLAEPIGGGHASAVERTIGYIEKRYAETLSVEELAEVAGMERGRYTRQFKADTGRPPLDYVNEVRIERAQQMLLLTGDRLSDIAQCSGFSNEYYFNRRFKGATGVSPGQYRRLYRSGARMFAPFLEDFLLALGRPPVMQTAHPRWGRQEYLKLEGVPEYDVTSPDLARLASLKPELILLDDGYRRWGLDECRQIAPLFKLPYFHEDWRATLRSLAAVIDGEELVDDIVADYERKAAAAKRRLGRRIGSQTAAFLRISGNKASIYGYERGYTAEVLHRDLGLSPDPFAVRLTAGQRMAELDEDSLAMLKVDHLFIAYDRDVEDQEALTGSARWRRLPAVAAGCVYEVDFMAWMNYGILSHHRKVEDVLKVLL
- a CDS encoding ABC-type Fe3+-hydroxamate transport system, substrate-binding protein, yielding MSKKWVITVLASLLLVGLTACGSGQNEASSNNATVVENTQKENTAGNNSQEATAATKKMQDEFGEVEIPVNPQRIVGLYVEDYLQALGVTPVVQWYNPMWGKQDYLKLDVPTFDNSGDAEALLNYDPDLIIVDGGADKVKYDVFSKIAPTYRLPEDVLDDPKETLLKIGEVLGMEDKAREFVGVYDQKVADGKAKLQAAAGTDKVAVLRINVAEKTIALFGVKNRFTGILYSQFGLTPIPLAANMKEYQQVLSPEFIPQLEADRIIIFPSNGGWDSAENVDAFKLLDDPLFKSLPAVKNGHVYKMDRTYWQSGAILSNQMKLDDLLKAIVKE